The Salmo salar chromosome ssa19, Ssal_v3.1, whole genome shotgun sequence DNA window TTCCACAGGAAAGCGGAAGGTAAAACAGAGACTCTACACTTAAAATCCAATGCAACGAGTCAACAAGAGAATTTACAGGCACAGACTCCAAACACAAGTGTGCTGAACCAGGAGAACTCAACTTTTGTCTTCACTCCTGCTAATGAAGAGTTCTGCTTTAACTTCCTCTGATTTGCTCTGGGGAAGTATTTACTCAAGAAATCAGTCTTACTCTATAGACAAATACAAATTAATCAATTTTTAAAGTTCTTTGCTTTTGAATGGTTTTGGTTGATTATAATGCTATTGGTTGTGGTTTGATTAAGTATTGTAAACCTTTTGATTAATAAAATGGACAATTTGGGTAAATATCTGCATCTCGCATGAATTCATTTAAGTTACATCAATCTACGACCATCTCTACCTTTATTGAAACTGAAAGGTTAGCATTGTCCAGCAACAGTGGTCTTGAGTTCAGGAGGGAGAACAACGTTACAAATGTGCCCATGGGGCAGCTTCAGTGTGTACTATTTCATGCCATAGTTTCTCTTGCTACTTATTTTGTGTATCTCTATCAATCAAATACTGTATGACTGGGGTAAATATGATGTACATAATGAGGTTTAAAAGGTCTTGACCGGGGAGAGTCCACAAAACCCTGACTGTTTCTGGAGCTAGGAATCATGGGAAATGAAGTTACCCACCCAAATGTTTACTTTAAGCATTTAGTTCTCAAAGAAAAATGACTACAACTACCAGAAATATTGACTGCACAACTTTGGGCAGTCACCCGAGCAAATGTAATTGTAACACAAGCAAACAAGAGAAGTCTTGAAGACTGGGCAACTGAAGAAAAACTCAAAATAACTAGTTTTTACGGTAAATTTAAATGCTTAAACTATTGCTTAATATATCTGTTGTTTCCTCTGTCCAACAGCCCTGTCAGTTTTTGACTGTGTGCGTGTGAGTCTATATTAAAATGGCTAGATAacgaacgttagctagctaacgtagctagtTTGCTGTTGTTAGCCCCATCCAAAAAGGGGCTACAAATTTGCTTAGCCtgttttcttagctagctacatgacaaTGACAGAAGAGTTGgctacaacacatacagtatgggACCAGGCCAAAGATTGCTCGCTAGAAAACATTTCTCCATGGCATCCTTTCTAAATTGGGTATCTTGTGTGCAGATTACAGCGGTGCAGTGGGAGCTTGCCTGGTCTGGGTTGAGAATGTCGGAGTTGAGCGATGAGGCGAGTGAATCGGAGCAGTTTGGTGTCAGCCTCTCCCTGTGGCTAGGGGACATTAACACTTTAGTACGACCTGAAGAATTGGATGTACCCCTCGACCTCCACACCGCCTGCTCTATTGGCCAGTATGATGTGGTATCAGAGTGTATTAAAAAGTAAGTACCTCAtcaattgtgtgtgtttgtgagagagagactggatgctTCTCAACACTCATTGATAGTAATGTACTGCTATGTCTTTTTAGAGGGGAGTTGAACTTGGACAGCAAGAACATTGGTGGCTGGACTCCCCTGATGTATTCCTCATATATTGGGCATGACAACATTGCTAATCTTTTGCTGGAGGCTGGAGTGAACGTTAATGCCACCACTGGCAAAGGTCTGACACCCCTTATGCTGGCAGCGAGCTGTGGGAATGAAAGCATTGCCTACTTCCTAATGCAGGTCAGATTTACTTTTCTGAATCAAACATTTTTCTAATTTTCACCTCAAATAAACCTCAGTTTAGGTTTAATTTTAGTGtaatgggtggtggtggtgttattgtACACTATGAAAACATTTCCTAGTTTTATCTCCCAAAAGCAAGGTGCTGAGTTGGAGCTGAAGGACTCTCGAGGCTGGACAGCCCTGTACCACTGCACCAGCACTGGCCACCAGCAGATGGTCAAGTTCCTGCTGGATAGCAATGCCAATGTCAATGTGAAGTGAGTATCGTCagtcaaattaatacaaccacaacAATCTATGTCCCACTATTCAATCATGAGGTGTGTAATGACACGTTTCTCACCTGCAGAGAGCCAGGGTCTGGCTTCACTCCGCTGATGGAGGCTGCTGCTTCTGGACATGAAATCATTGTACAATGCCTCCTTGACCACGTGAGTAGGTTTTCGTTTGCTAGTATTTACAGTACTGTCATTTTCATATGTTAGTCTCAAATACGTACCTGATGCAAATCTGTTGAAGGGGTACTGAAACCTAGTTTGTATATGATAACTCTTGTCTCAGGGTGTCAAAGTAGATGAGCGGAATGCCAAAGGAGAGACCGCCCGTGCCCTGGCTATGATGTACGGCCACACAAAGATCGCCAGCCTCATTGACATGCGCTCTCCTAAAGCCAAAACAGGTGCAGGGGAGGATTTGCTTACTAAGATTACTCTTTAAGTCTGACCTTTTTTAAGTTTTGGAACAATTGTGGTGGAGCAGTTTAGGTTCTCATTGCACCTACGTCTGTCCCCCACAGGACACTTTGAGGACCTGAGCTCGTCGGAGGACTCTGACAGCAGTGCTACCCCCAGACTGAGTCGCTTGAGTCGCAGCCGAGCCAAAGGCCCCAGCATCCACGATGGGCCTCAAGCCATCGCCAAATtcagagtgggaggccccagcaAACACTCAGGTAGCGTTCTTTAGGTTACCTCTCTATTACAGCTGTATCTATTCCACAGAAGAAGTTGAAATGGTTGTGCTGAATCCAATTACTGCTCTGCTGCCAGATATTGTCCTTTTGGACCTTGTTTGACATAGCTATTATTCACATTCCTATAGAGCCAGCGGTGGCGCCCCCGGGATACATTGCATTCCGTGATGTCGGGGAGCAGAGTGAGGGCATGTGTTTCCGTGATGTCACCTCGCCTATCAACGAGCTGGACGGCCAGAGCAACAGCAGCAGAGGTATGACTACATAGTTAAGCACTCTTAACCGTTCACCTGTTCACTTATTTGGCAGTAGATCGTCCTACAACAGCAGCAACGTTACACGTTTCCTCTACACAGAAATACCAGTCTACACTTCTACCCATTCCGCCATGTTGCTAATCCAGCTGCTGTGATTCCGCTATAGATGAGAGCCCCTTCTTTGATAACGACATGCCCACCATGaggagcagcagtagcagcagcgagGGACTTCCCCGCGTGATCGGACTTAGCCGGGAGGGCTCGCTGGAGAGTAACGAGGTAACCGCACAAGGCACGGTGACGCATTCACATACCACAATGGTGATTCCAGTGATCCCTTTTGTCCTCCATTCACAATGTACCTTTGTCCTTTTTAGGACTCGGATCAGGCTAAAAAGAGCTGCTCCCGCCGCGCAAACAAGGGTCATCACGGTAAAGGCAAAGGTCGCCATGGTAGCAGCAGTGAAACGGTGCAGCCCGGTGGCCCAGGGAACTGTGGGATGCGCTCGCCTGTAGGTGGTCGTCCCAACTATGCAGGTCCCAAGGCACGTGTCAGTGTTGTTGGATCACTATACATTCATGAATATTTCATGCTGTTCAGTGAGTTCTGTTGTGTTTTTCCCTCGACCAGTGTCTGATCGATacctgacctttgacccctgcCCTCTTGTAGGATCTGGCTGAGTTCCTGGAGCAGATTGGCTTTTCCAAGTACCTCCCCCTGTTGGAGGAACAGGACATTGACCTAAGGATATTCCTCACCCTCACAGAGAATGACCTTAAGGAAGTGGGAATCACGTACGTCGCCGTGCTCTCTCGTACCTAGCTTTGGCTCCAAAGCCTTCTCGTACTGTCTGGGACATACCCACATTCTATCGGCTACTGACTTTGTCTGTCCATCTCAGACCTACTCTGGGCACAATAGAATATCGCACGTCTCTCCATTCTGATCTACTTAGTTTTCTCCGCTGCAGGCTTTTTGGACCTAAGCGCAAGATGACCTCAGCGATTGCACGTTGGCACAGTAGTGCCCGGCCACCTAGTGACGCTCTGGAGCAGGCCTACGCTGACCAGCTGGAGGCTGAGATGCAGGAGATGGCCATTCAGCTACATAAGGTGTCTACACGATAAAGAAGCAAAAACTAACCAAAACCTTATTTCTAAACCACTTCATCGCTCCTCTcatcccccaacccctctttctcccctctggtGTAGCGGTGTGAGGAGGTGGAGGGCCTGCAGGGCCAGATGTCTCAGGAGAAGGAATTACGCACAGTGATGGAGGGATGCCTGATGGAGTACAAGATGGCCTGGAGGAAGGTGCACACAGAGCTGGTAGACAACCACAGACTGGCCCAGGACATGAATGCCGTGCTAGAAAAGGCCCGCGCCTGCCGCTGCGAGCTCCTGTCTCGCCTCAGTGCCGACGGCAACGGAAGTCCTTACCACGGCGACGGAAAACTGAAAGGCGATACTGGTGGAAAAGGTGGGTGGCCGTGAGCTGCATTGTTGGATGACGGGTCATTTGCATGGGCCCAAAACCAAATGTCCTTCTGCCACTCCTTTGGAAAGCAACTTATTATTTCTCTTCTCGTTCTTTCCCTCAGGTGGAGAAGGTTTGAAGTCCACCAGTGTCTCGGAGTTAATGACAACGCTGGATTCGTATGAAGAGGAGCTAGGTAGGACAAACTATCGCAGGTTTTCAAATCTATCCAGTGCTCGGATGCTAACCATTGTTATGAGAGCTACTGTTGTCTGAGTGTGTCTGGTTGTTTGATCCTGCCAGGGGAGACCCTCCAGGCTGTCCTGCAGAACTTGAGGAGACTGAGTGTCCTAGAGAAggtcacagacagctgggaacagccTTAGGCAGTACTGGTTAGTGTCTGGGTGGGTATAGACATTAGGTGCTAAAGCCAACCATTAACATGAATGGCTAACCATTTTTTAGGTAGCTAGGACCCTATCAACATGAGTAAGAAGTTCTGGGTCTCAATTCTGTCTTCAAAAGGCTTCCTGACAATGCTGACGGAGGGTGAACATGCCACCCTGAACACACTCAATGGACTGGGAGTGGGCCAGGCCAGCTGGCCTGACTGGATACAGTGGGCCGAGGACCAGTGTTCCCAGGCGCTCCCGAATGGGCCAGGGGTTGTGGCCTCTAGCCTGGCCAAAGATGGAAGAGGCCATTGGCAGCTACTGCAGGGATACGACAAACGGGCAAGGGCAGCTGTCCCTCACATGCCTGTGCTGGTGGACTGCTTCAGTTGAATTAAGAGATGCAGTTGGGGGAAAGCTGATAAACCAGCCAGCTCCCTTTGGCAAGGCTGTCTGGCTGTGAAACATTTGACAGTAGATCCTCTGTCCTCCTATCCTATATGTATGAGACACATGCATGCTGTGATCAATGATGCAGCCAAACAAAATAAAGATCACTCATGTTTTTAACTAAACTGATCTTTGACATGAAGAGAATAAATGTATATGAATTGatcattttagattttttttaaaatacttttaaaaatgtgttttgttgcatGTTAGGAAGTGTCGTCCTGCTGAATGTATCGTCTGGAACGGAAACAATGTCTGTAACCTCCATTGTTAATCTTTCACCACGCCTATGTTACTAGTGTCTTCTATAATGTTTAACTGTGTTTTCTGGGATGTTTTTTTTTCAAACTTTCCATTTTATTGTTCATGTTCACATATCTTAAGTATGACTTCAGTGAATGTAGTGTATAATCAACAGCGCAATAAATGTTTTATCGTGTCAGTCTGAAACCTGTGCATTATTAGGTTAACTTTCCAGGCAATTTTATCTAACAATGGTCATTTCTCAATAACATTGTAGTATGCCAGTCTTTGATTATTAATTACAATTTGATTAAGATGTAATCTATCCCTTTTCAAATTCTAGTTCCGTAAGCATTATGGCAATATGTCCCATTCAAAAGGTCACTCACTGACTGGGTTAATACAAGTTCACATGGTTTATGATACAGAGACAGCTGAGCTTCACAAAATGTTTTATTGCCATAGAAAACAGTGCTGGAGATTAGTTATCTGATGAATAAAGTCCACATCAAGACAGACATCTTTATCGCTATTTACATACAAATGATCCATTTAGAAGAGCAAACTGTTCCGCCCAGCTGAGCAACACACTGAATTACAAAAACAAAAGGCCATTTCagcaaatatacagtaccagtcaaaagtgtgagcacacctactgattcaaggatttttctttattgtctactttgtagaataatagtgaagacaacactatgaaataacacatggaattatgtagtaaccaaaaaaaagtgttcaaacaaatcaaaatatattttaggtttttcaaagtagccttgatgacagctttgcacactcagcattctctcaaccagcttcatgagggagtcaactggaatgcatttcaattaacaggtgtgccttaagttaatttgtggaattactttacttaatgtgtttgagcctatcagttgtgttgtcacaaggtaggggtggtatacagaatataaagaccaagtccatattatggcaagaacagctcaaataagcaaagagaaacgacagtccatcattactttaagacatgaaggtctgttaatctggaaaatttcaagaactttgaaagttttttcaagtgcagtcgtaaaaaccatcaagagctataaTAAAGCTGGCTCTCAtcaggactgccacaggaaaagaagacccagagttacctctactggagaggataagttcattagttaccagcctcagaaatctgcaattaactgcatctcagattgcacctcacagagttaaagtaacagacatctcaacatcaactgttcagaggagactgcataaaTCAGGCCCTTATGGTCaattttctgcaaagaaaccactataaggacaccaataagtagaagagacttgcttgggccaagaaacacgagcaatggacattagaccggtggaaatctgtcctttggtctgatgagtcaaaatttgagattttgggttccaaccgcagtctttgtgagatgcgaAGTAGgtcaacggatgatctccacatgtgtggttcccacagtgaagcatggaggaggtgtgatggtgctttgctgtagacactgtcggtgatttatttagaattcaaggcacacttaaccagcattgctcccacagcattctacagcgatatgccatcccatctggtttgcacttagtgggactatcatttgtttttcaaacagGACAATAACACAAAACACACTtcctggctgtgtaagggctatttgaccaagaaggagagtgatggagtgctgtatcagatgatctggcctccacaatcacccaatctcaacccaattgagatggtttgggaagagttggaatgcagagtgaaggaaaagcagccaacaagcactcagtatatgtgggaactcattcaagactgttggaaaagcattccaggtgactacctcatgaagctggttgagagaatgccaagagtgtgcaaagggtgggtactttttagaatataaaatatattttgatttgtttaacacttctttggttactacatgattccatatgtgttatttcatagttttgatgtcttcactattattttacaatgtagaaaatagtaaaaataaagcaaaacccttgaatgagtaggtgtgtccaaacttttgacgggcACAGATGATTGTGTTCACTTAACTTTGAGTTTCTGTCATTGTCAAAGTGAGCACTGAATAGGCCAGGGGGCCCATCCCAAACTTTTAAGTGCTCCATACGGTAGGTACATGATCCCTCGTTCTCCTCTCCGACTGGTTTAATGAATTGGACGCCAGTCTTACCGACCTATCTTCCAATACAGCCATCCTGCTACCATGGCCACCCCCCTGTGGACCCCAGTCTTTGGAGAGGCCAGCCTGGAGTGTGAGACGCAGGCCAGCGTGAGCCAGGTGAGGTGAGGTGCTCTCCCTCTCACAGAGAGCCGGCTGGGCGGGGGTGGAGCTGAGGGTCAGGTGTACTCACACAGGTGTCCGCAGCCGGCCGGGCAGTGAGAATTGCTCTTTAACCAGTTCATCACGTGCTCCAGGTGCCCGCCATGACTGCAGCCCTGGCACCACACAAACAGCCCCTTCACCACATGGTGGCACACGGCACAAACACTGGCACACTGGTGGCACCTGGGGAACAGGCAAAGAAGTTAAGTGGCTATATTGCACAACTTTCCAAATGTTCTCTTGCCTGgctcctctaggtttcttcctaggttcctgcctttctagggagtttttcctagccactgtgcttctacatctgcattgcttgctgtttggggttttaggctgggtttctgtatagcactttgcgacatctgctgatgtaaaaaagggcttaataaatacatttgatttgagcgTATCTAGAAATATGTAATTTGCCATTTAGTTACACTGTTAATGCCTTTCTAGATTGTTTCTCATAGGTTAGTAACCCTTCACTTAACAATTTACTGTGTTAGGTAGGTCAAAGTTATACCGGTCACAGATCCAGCCCCTGTTGCTCATGGGCCGTTTGCAGTTGCTGCAATTGACATGCAGAGTGGTGGATGTCTGGTTCAGACAGGTGATGGCGCTGCAAGTGCTCAGCTTGATGACCTCGTTGGACACGTTCCACAGCTCGAAACGCTGCAGCAAGTCAATGTAGGACATGTACCAGTGCTCCTGAAATAGGGTCAACGCTATTATTAGAACATGCCGAAATGAACAAAATATTTGTCAGCTTGGAAGACATGCAGATTACCAAGACTCTAACCTCCATCATTATTTAGTCAATCAAGCAGTTATTTGTAAACCAAATCAGCCATGTTAAATCGTTCAGAATTCAGAATTCTCAAGAGCATCCCAATTAATTTTATGCAACACATAATCATTGAATTTCTATTCTGGTTCAGGAACCGACCATACATATTCTCAACATTATCCGTATTAGAAAGCTTCAGTTCTTCACCATGACAACTGTTATATTCCTAGCTCACACCTGAGTGAGGTCGTTGATCTCCTTACGGATGCGGTCTCCCAGGACGATGAGCACCGAGACCGCCATCTGCACGTCGCCCTGCTCGGCGTAGTGGCTCAGCATCTCCCTGACCACGGGGCAGAAGAAGCGGGCGGGAAGGTGGGGGCTGAACAGCGGCTGCGAGATGGCGATCAGTGAGAGGGACTCTATGGGCGTCAGGCACATGACCTCCGCCTCGTTGCCGCTGGCGTGCGGCGAGTCGGCCTTGTCCTGCTGCAGGTGCTCCGGGACCGACGGGTTGTCCATGATCTCGTGGCGCAGCGGGAAGGCCTCCTGGGGGAGCGTGTACTCCTGTTCTTCCACTGAAAGCACCAGAGAAGAATAATGCTCAGAAAGTACTAGGCGTAGATCATAGACTAGCTATGAAACATGGCTGTAACCTCCATTGAAATGGCATTCGACATATAAGGTTAGTGGAGGCTATTGGCTACATCAAAGGTCAAATAGGGGGGTGCTTATATTTATCCCGTTTCCCTGCATGTACAAGTGTACCTTGTACCCGTTTCCCTGCATGTACCTGTACGAGTGTGAGGTGTGAAATggaaaatatatatgtatttccCCAACTCCCCCTTGGACACCCTCGGAGAGTCCAAGTCATCAGTGTTGAATGTATACGACCTGTGTTGGGGTCAGACTCACCGGCCTGGATTTCGTGCTCCATAGAGTAGAGGTCATCGTCATCCAGCTCAGCGTCACCAAACATGTACTCCGCCTGTCCCTCACTCCCCTCGGTCTCCTCATTCTCTGCAGTTGGACAAATCTCTGTATTGTTTACTCATCTATTGCATCCATCATAGTAAGTAACATTCTACTAAATGTGGTTCACAAAAACAACCTATATGTTGATTCATTTCTTCAGTCAAGTGGGAGCAGCTTGAATGTTTTTAGTTTATTCTCACCATCGTTGTTGCTGTTGATGAGCGAGTTCCCAGGCTCCAGGTGAATGttgtcctgtctgctctctccTTTACTACGGTCCAGCCTGCTCTCCGTCCCCATCTCCTTCATACTGAAACTTGGGCGGACACAAAAAAAGGATTTTAGTTTGTCCACACTATTTTTCAGCTTATGTGTTTTATGTAAAGCCTGTGGTCAGTACCTGTTCATTAAAGGAAGGTTGCCCAGTTTGCTGATGTTATTTGGACCAGGTGTCGAGAGGTTCGCTGGATCTGAGAACATGAGCCGAAGCATCGTCCATGTAGTAGAAACCTTCAAATGGGGAAATATGAAATAGGTTTGTTAGTGATCCTCAAAACTCTACTTAGTTCCACAACAATATTTAATTGGATATGTGTAAATGAATGCAGCTCATCTCTGAGGGGAAGACTGACCAACCTGAGGTCTGTTGAGCTCCTTGGCCACCTTGGCATTGTGGTCGCACAGCTCAGCGAAGGGTTTGCCGCCGAGGAGGTAGAGGCGCGCCGTCTTGACAAACCAGTCCATGCGCCTGCTCTCCAGAGACGACTCGAACACGCTGAGGGCGCTGGACACGTGGGCAAACTGCTCCGTCAGATCGGGCTTCTTGAAGAAGAAGATTGGGTAGCGGCGGTCGCCACCCGGGTAGGGTTTCCTGTTGGAGTCGCCACTGATGAGGCTCTCCTTGGCGGCGAAGGCCAGGTCGCCAAACAGGCCGAAGCACAGCCCCTCGGGGTTGGCCCGATCCACGGGCCGGCTGGCGTCCTTGAACATGTGCTGGTAGAGCGTGCTGTCCTTGGAGCCTGACAGCAGGAAGTAGGGGTCATGCTGGTGGCGCCACACGATGCCCGTGGTCACGTCCTTGTGCTCCTCGAAGGTGGCAAAGGGGATGAAGGGCCGTCGGACGTCCCACACATAGATGTTGTGGTCCACCATCATGGAGCAGGTGGCCAGGTGCCACTTCCTCTCAGGACGCCACTTGACCCGTGCCACCGAGGCAATGGTCTGGACGCAGTAGATCTCTTTGGCCCGGTTGGTGGTCATGTCCCACACCTTCACCATCTTGTCCCGGCCGCCAGTGGCCAGCCAACCCCTGCAGACAGAGGTCAATACATTAGCAAAGTGGCTGTTGAATCAGGTGAATCAACAGCCACACTGTAAGCAAGAATGGTTACTGCATCTAAAGAAAATTAACTTTAGATGAATGGTCAACCACTGCAAACATCTATGCTTTTTCAACATGTCTTTCTCTAAAGCCTCTGCCTACCTGTCATCGGGGTGCCAGTCACAGCAGAACACAGGGCCGGTGTGGGCTGTGAACATCCTCTCATACCGGTCAGGCCTCCGGATGTCCCACAGCTGGACGTTACCGTTCTCAAAGGAAGCAGCAAAAGTAAAGTAATCCTTCATGCTGAACTGAACATCTCTTACACTCTCCGACTGACCTGAAAAAAATAACATCGATAAACAGGAATGTTCTCAGGCCAGGTACGTTACCATGTCGTACGActatgttgtttatttagtaaataataAGATGCTGTTTGTTTTGTAGCCCAGAGGCATTCCTGGACATGagcagggcccggtttcccaaaagcatcttaaggttaAGTTCATCATTAGAACCT harbors:
- the anks3 gene encoding ankyrin repeat and SAM domain-containing protein 3 isoform X1, translated to MSELSDEASESEQFGVSLSLWLGDINTLVRPEELDVPLDLHTACSIGQYDVVSECIKKGELNLDSKNIGGWTPLMYSSYIGHDNIANLLLEAGVNVNATTGKGLTPLMLAASCGNESIAYFLMQQGAELELKDSRGWTALYHCTSTGHQQMVKFLLDSNANVNVKEPGSGFTPLMEAAASGHEIIVQCLLDHGVKVDERNAKGETARALAMMYGHTKIASLIDMRSPKAKTGHFEDLSSSEDSDSSATPRLSRLSRSRAKGPSIHDGPQAIAKFRVGGPSKHSEPAVAPPGYIAFRDVGEQSEGMCFRDVTSPINELDGQSNSSRDESPFFDNDMPTMRSSSSSSEGLPRVIGLSREGSLESNEDSDQAKKSCSRRANKGHHGKGKGRHGSSSETVQPGGPGNCGMRSPVGGRPNYAGPKDLAEFLEQIGFSKYLPLLEEQDIDLRIFLTLTENDLKEVGITLFGPKRKMTSAIARWHSSARPPSDALEQAYADQLEAEMQEMAIQLHKRCEEVEGLQGQMSQEKELRTVMEGCLMEYKMAWRKVHTELVDNHRLAQDMNAVLEKARACRCELLSRLSADGNGSPYHGDGKLKGDTGGKGGEGLKSTSVSELMTTLDSYEEELGETLQAVLQNLRRLSVLEKVTDSWEQP
- the anks3 gene encoding ankyrin repeat and SAM domain-containing protein 3 isoform X2 gives rise to the protein MSELSDEASESEQFGVSLSLWLGDINTLVRPEELDVPLDLHTACSIGQYDVVSECIKKGELNLDSKNIGGWTPLMYSSYIGHDNIANLLLEAGVNVNATTGKGLTPLMLAASCGNESIAYFLMQQGAELELKDSRGWTALYHCTSTGHQQMVKFLLDSNANVNVKEPGSGFTPLMEAAASGHEIIVQCLLDHGVKVDERNAKGETARALAMMYGHTKIASLIDMRSPKAKTGHFEDLSSSEDSDSSATPRLSRLSRSRAKGPSIHDGPQAIAKFRVGGPSKHSEPAVAPPGYIAFRDVGEQSEGMCFRDVTSPINELDGQSNSSRDESPFFDNDMPTMRSSSSSSEGLPRVIGLSREGSLESNEDSDQAKKSCSRRANKGHHGKGKGRHGSSSETVQPGGPGNCGMRSPDLAEFLEQIGFSKYLPLLEEQDIDLRIFLTLTENDLKEVGITLFGPKRKMTSAIARWHSSARPPSDALEQAYADQLEAEMQEMAIQLHKRCEEVEGLQGQMSQEKELRTVMEGCLMEYKMAWRKVHTELVDNHRLAQDMNAVLEKARACRCELLSRLSADGNGSPYHGDGKLKGDTGGKGGEGLKSTSVSELMTTLDSYEEELGETLQAVLQNLRRLSVLEKVTDSWEQP
- the wdr24 gene encoding GATOR2 complex protein WDR24; translated protein: MEKMSRVTTALGSSAISGRTMFCHLDAPANAISVCRDATQVVVAGRNIFKIYGLEEEQFVEKLNLRVGRKPSLNFSCADVMWHQMEENLLATAATNGAVVTWNLGKPSRNKQDQLFTEHKRTVNKVCFHPTEVYMLLSGSQDGYMKCFDLRKKESVSTFSGQSESVRDVQFSMKDYFTFAASFENGNVQLWDIRRPDRYERMFTAHTGPVFCCDWHPDDRGWLATGGRDKMVKVWDMTTNRAKEIYCVQTIASVARVKWRPERKWHLATCSMMVDHNIYVWDVRRPFIPFATFEEHKDVTTGIVWRHQHDPYFLLSGSKDSTLYQHMFKDASRPVDRANPEGLCFGLFGDLAFAAKESLISGDSNRKPYPGGDRRYPIFFFKKPDLTEQFAHVSSALSVFESSLESRRMDWFVKTARLYLLGGKPFAELCDHNAKVAKELNRPQVSTTWTMLRLMFSDPANLSTPGPNNISKLGNLPLMNSFSMKEMGTESRLDRSKGESRQDNIHLEPGNSLINSNNDENEETEGSEGQAEYMFGDAELDDDDLYSMEHEIQAVEEQEYTLPQEAFPLRHEIMDNPSVPEHLQQDKADSPHASGNEAEVMCLTPIESLSLIAISQPLFSPHLPARFFCPVVREMLSHYAEQGDVQMAVSVLIVLGDRIRKEINDLTQEHWYMSYIDLLQRFELWNVSNEVIKLSTCSAITCLNQTSTTLHVNCSNCKRPMSNRGWICDRCHQCASVCAVCHHVVKGLFVWCQGCSHGGHLEHVMNWLKSNSHCPAGCGHLCEYT